In Lacrimispora indolis DSM 755, a genomic segment contains:
- a CDS encoding PTS sugar transporter subunit IIA gives MRKIIIASHHQMAYGLYQTVQFLTKAPQVYEISAYVDDIDIQKQIEEVWTHIGPDDEVFIFTDIIGGSVTQKFFSYKSDKVHLICGMNLPLVIAAVLSSDNAPMSPEEIRRMVKEAQDSIIYINEYENDNNSCEDE, from the coding sequence ATGAGAAAAATTATAATAGCATCTCATCATCAGATGGCATATGGCCTGTATCAGACCGTACAGTTTTTGACGAAGGCACCGCAGGTATATGAGATCAGTGCCTACGTGGATGACATTGATATCCAAAAGCAAATAGAAGAAGTATGGACACATATCGGGCCTGATGATGAAGTGTTTATCTTTACGGATATAATCGGAGGCAGCGTAACTCAGAAGTTTTTTTCATATAAAAGTGATAAAGTCCATTTAATATGCGGAATGAATCTTCCTTTGGTGATTGCGGCGGTGCTGTCATCAGATAATGCACCTATGTCACCAGAGGAAATCCGCCGCATGGTAAAAGAAGCGCAGGATTCTATTATCTACATCAATGAGTATGAGAATGATAATAACAGCTGTGAGGATGAATAG